From Aptenodytes patagonicus chromosome 1, bAptPat1.pri.cur, whole genome shotgun sequence, one genomic window encodes:
- the BCL9 gene encoding B-cell CLL/lymphoma 9 protein isoform X1 gives MCPGDARLPLGSRRHTSRECWSCRREAPSAKPERSKEKKGKWTASIERSGWQKVLRRCLWRHTPQRNLTRAHLRACETVSSGFLSMHSSNPKVRNSPSGNTQSSPKSKQEVMVRPPTVMSPSGNPQLDSKFSNQGKQGGSTSQSQPSPCDPKSGGHPPKVLPGPGGSMGLKNGAGNGAKGKGKRERSISADSFEQREAGTPNDDPEIKDCNSADHVKSQDSQHTPHSMTPSNASAPRSSTPSHGLTATLEPASGQKTPSKVVYVFSTEMANKAAEAVLKGQVETIVSFHIQNISNSKAERNTVPLNPQITALRTEPKPLPQPQPPASQDQNPPQNAKMQPTQPVSAPVSKSTGPPCPIDQDSPSVESKVMSVGSPANSTPLQTEGFGQSSTPNNRAVSPVSQGSNSSAAEPKGPPQQVSGGDPSNLGENPDGLSQEQLEHRERSLQTLRDIQRMLFPDEKEFAGGQSGGPPPNAGVLDGPQKKPEGPIQAMMAQSQSLGKGSGSRTDGGAPFGPQGHRDMPFSPDEMGPPPMNSQSGPIGPDHLDHMTPEQVAWLKLQQEFYEEKRRKQEQVVVQQCSLQDMMVHQHGPRGVVRGPPPPYQMTPGEGWGPGGPEPFPEGMNMSHALPPRGMAPHPNMPGSQMRLPGFAGMMNPDMEGPSVPNPASRPGLSGVSWPDDVPKIPDGRNFPPGQGVFSGPGRGERFPNPQGLPEELYQQQLAEKQMGLPPGLNMEGIRPGMEINRMMPSQRHMEPGNNPIFPRMPVEGPMSPSRGDFPKGIPPQMASSRELEFGMGPGSMKGDMGMNVSMGSNPPLVPQKLREAGVGPEEMMKLRPGVSEMLSSQQKMVPLPFGEHPQQEYGMGPRPFLPMSQGPGVGLRNLREQIGPDQRTNNRLSHMPPLPLNPTSNPNSLNTAPPAQRSLGRKPLDISAAGQVHSPGINPLKSPTMRQVQSPMMGSPSGNLKSPQTPSQLAGMLAGPTAAAAAASIKSPPVLGSAAASPVHLKSPSLPAPSPGWTSSPKPPLQSPGIPPNHKASLTMSSPAMLGNVESGGPPPSTVSQSAPVTLPGNLPSSSPYTMPPEPTLSQNPLSIMMSRMSKFAMPSSTPLYHDAIKTVASSDDDSPPARSPNLPPMNSVPGMGINSQNPRISGPNPVGPMPTLSPMGMTQPLSHNNQMPSPNAMGPNIPPHGVPVGPGLMSHNPMMGHGSQESPMVPQGRLGFPQGFPPVQSPPQQVPFPHNGPSGGQGNFPAGMGFHGEGPLGRPTNLPQSSTDPALCKTGGPGGPDSFTVLGNNMPSVFTDPELQEVIRPGATGIPEFDLSRIIPSEKPSQTLQYFPRGEVPGRKQPQGPGPGFSHMQGMIGEQTPRMGLTLPGMGGPGPVGTPDIPLGTAPSMPGHNPMRPPAFLQQGMMGPHHRMMSPAQTAMPGQPALMSNPVAAVGMIPGKDRAPAGLYSHPGPVGSPGMMMSMQGMMGPQQNIMIPPQMRPRGMAADVGMGGFSQGPGNPGNMMF, from the exons A TGTGCCCTGGAGATGCGAGACTTCCCCTGGGCAGCAGGAGGCACACGTCTAGAGAatgctggagctgcaggagggaagCGCCCAGTGCAAAACCAGAgaggagcaaagagaaaaaaggcaagtGGACAGCCAGCATTGAGAGAAGCGGGTGGCAGAAAGTGCTTCGACGCTGCCTCTGGCGGCACACTCCCCAGAGGAACTTGACGAGAGCCCATCTGCGTGCGTGTGAGACTGTGAGCTCAGGATTTCTGTCAATGCATTCCAGTAACCCCAAAGTGAGGAACTCCCCGTCAGGCAACACACAGAG TAGCCCCAAATCAAAGCAGGAGGTGATGGTCCGTCCCCCTACAGTGATGTCCCCGTCTGGCAACCCCCAGCTGGATTCCAAATTTTCCAACCAGGGTAAACAAGGGGGCTCCACCAGCCAATCCCAGCCCTCTCCCTGTGACCCCAAAAGTGGAGGTCACCCCCCCAAAGTGCTCCCTGGCCCAGGTGGGAGCATGGGGCTGAAGAATGGGGCTGGAAACGGTgccaaggggaaggggaagagagagaggagcatTTCGGCAGACTCCTTTGAACAGAGGGAAGCTGGGACTCCTAATGATGACCCTGAAATCAAAG ACTGCAATTCTGCTGATCACGTGAAGTCCCAGGATTCTCAGCACACACCACACTCCATGACTCCTTCAAATGCTTCAGCCCCAAGGTCTTCCACACCTTCCCATGGCCTGACTGCCACTTTGGAGCCAGCGAGTGGGCAGAAGACTCCATCCAAAGTGGTTTACGTTTTTTCTACTGAGATGGCCAACAA GGCTGCAGAAGCTGTGCTGAAGGGACAGGTGGAAACCATTGTGTCCTTTCATATCCAGAACATCTCAAACAGCAAGGCGGAACGAAACACTGTACCCTTG AACCCCCAGATCACTGCACTTCGGACTGAACCCAAGCCCCTGCCACAGCCGCAGCCCCCTGCCTCCCAGGACCAGAACCCTCCCCAGAACGCCAAAATGCAGCCGACTCAGCCCGTGTCAGCGCCGGTATCCAAATCCACTGGCCCCCCGTGCCCCATAGATCAGGACAGTCCCAGTGTGGAAAGCAAAGTGATGTCTGTGGGCAGCCCTGCCAACTCTACCCCGTTGCAGACAGAAGGATTTGGGCAGAGTTCGACCCCCAATAATCGAGCAGTTAGCCCAGTTTCCCAAGGTAGCAATAGCTCCGCTGCAGAGCCCAAAGGTCCTCCCCAGCAGGTGTCTGGTGGGGACCCATCCAATTTGGGCGAGAATCCAGATGGACTGTCACAGGAGCAGCTGGAGCATCGAGAGCGCTCGTTGCAGACCCTGAGAGACATACAGCGCATGCTCTTCCCTGATGAGAAGGAGTTTGCGGGAGGGCAAAGCGGGGGACCACCCCCAAATGCCGGGGTGCTGGATGGTCCCCAAAAGAAACCTGAAGGGCCGATACAGGCCATGATGGCTCAATCCCAAAGTTTAGGCAAAGGGTCAGGGTCTCGGACAGATGGAGGGGCTCCGTTTGGCCCTCAAGGACACAGGGACATGCCCTTTTCCCCAGATGAAATGGGGCCACCACCAATGAACTCCCAGTCAGGACCCATAGGCCCAGACCACCTGGACCACATGACTCCCGAGCAGGTGGCCTGGCTCAAGCTGCAGCAGGAGTTTTacgaggagaagagaagaaagcaagagcAGGTGGTTGTGCAGCAGTGTTCCCTGCAGGACATGATGGTCCATCAGCACGGGCCTCGTGGGGTGGTTCGAGGCCCTCCCCCTCCCTACCAGATGAcccctggggagggctggggacctgGGGGTCCAGAGCCCTTCCCTGAAGGCATGAACATGTCGCACGCTCTGCCCCCCAGGGGCATGGCCCCTCATCCCAACATGCCCGGGAGCCAGATGCGCCTGCCTGGTTTTGCAGGAATGATGAACCCTGACATGGAGGGCCCCAGTGTCCCGAACCCTGCCTCCCGGCCTGGGCTTTCGGGAGTTAGTTGGCCAGACGACGTGCCAAAAATCCCAGATGGCCGAAACTTCCCTCCTGGCCAGGGTGTCTTCAGTGGCCCTGGCCGAGGGGAGCGGTTCCCCAATCCACAGGGCCTGCCCGAAGAGCTCTatcagcagcagctggctgagaAACAGATGGGCCTCCCTCCTGGCCTGAACATGGAAGGCATCAGGCCTGGCATGGAGATAAACAGAATGATGCCCTCCCAGAGACACATGGAGCCTGGGAACAACCCCATCTTCCCTCGCATGCCGGTGGAAGGGCCGATGAGCCCCTCCAGGGGGGACTTCCCAAAAGGAATACCCCCACAAATGGCCTCTAGCAGGGAGCTGGAGTTCGGGATGGGCCCTGGCAGCATGAAGGGGGACATGGGCATGAATGTCAGCATGGGCTCCAACCCACCCCTGGTCCCTCAGAAGCTGAGGGAGGCAGGAGTGGGGCCAGAAGAGATGATGAAACTGCGCCCCGGCGTCTCGGAGATGCTCTCCTCTCAGCAGAAAATGGTGCCGCTGCCGTTTGGGGAGCACCCGCAGCAGGAGTATGGCATGGGTCCCAGGCCTTTCCTTCCCATGTCTCAGGGCCCAGGAGTCGGTCTCCGAAATCTCAGAGAACAGATCGGGCCTGACCAAAGGACTAACAACCGGCTCAGCCACATGCCGCCACTACCTCTCAATCCCACCAGTAACCCTAATAGCCTCAACACTGCTCCCCCTGCGCAGCGCAGCCTCGGCCGCAAGCCCTTGGATATCTCTGCAGCCGGACAGGTGCATTCGCCAGGAATCAACCCCCTGAAATCCCCCACGATGCGCCAGGTCCAGTCTCCCATGATGGGGTCTCCCTCGGGGAACCTCAAGTCCCCTCAGACGCCCTCCCAGCTGGCAGGAATGCTTGCGGGCCCCACTGCCGCAGCTGCCGCTGCCTCCATTAAGTCCCCCCCTGTCTTggggtctgctgctgcttctcctgtccacCTCAAGTCTCCATCTCTCCCCGCACCTTCTCCCGGATGGACTTCGTCTCCAAAgcctcctctgcagagccctgggatTCCCCCGAACCACAAGGCATCTCTCACCATGTCTTCTCCAGCCATGCTGGGGAACGTGGAGTCGG gtggTCCACCTCCTTCCACAGTCAGCCAGTCTGCTCCTGTGACTCTTCCTGGAAATCTTCCTTCTAGCAGTCCTTACACAATGCCTCCAGAGCCGACCCTCTCCCAGAATCCCCTCTCCATTATGATGTCCAGGATGTCCAAATTTGCCATGCCCAGCTCTACACCGCTCTATCATGATGCCATCAAAACTGTGGCCAGCTCAGATGATGACTCCCCTCCAGCACGCTCCCCAAACTTGCCACCTATGAACAGCGTACCAG GAATGGGCATTAATTCTCAGAATCCTCGAATTTCAGGTCCAAACCCAGTGGGTCCAATGCCAACCCTTAGCCCAATGGGAATGACCCAGCCTCTTTCCCATAACAACCAGATGCCCTCTCCAAATGCTATGGGACCCAATATACCTCCTCATGGGGTCCCCGTGGGACCCGGCCTGATGTCACACAACCCGATGATGGGGCACGGTTCCCAGGAGTCTCCAATGGTACCTCAAGGACGCCTGGGCTTCCCACAGGGGTTCCCTCCCGTACAGTCCCCTCCACAGCAGGTGCCATTTCCACACAATGGGCCCAGTGGTGGGCAAGGCAACTTCCCAGCGGGAATGGGCTTCCACGGAGAAGGACCTCTGGGGCGTCCTACCAACCTGCCCCAAAGTTCGACAGATCCAGCACTTTGCAAGACTGGAGGCCCTGGCGGTCCAGACTCCTTCACTGTTCTCGGAAACAATATGCCTTCGGTTTTCACTGAtccagagctgcaggaggtgatccgTCCTGGAGCCACGGGAATACCAGAGTTTGACCTGTCCAGGATCATCCCGTCGGAGAAACCTAGCCAGACACTACAGTATTTCCCTCGTGGGGAGGTGCCAGGCCGCAAGCAGCCGCAGGGTCCTGGGCCTGGGTTCTCCCACATGCAGGGGATGATAGGAGAGCAGACCCCGAGGATGGGACTAACGTTGCCTGGCATGGGGGGCCCTGGGCCAGTGGGAACTCCGGATATCCCTCTTGGGACGGCTCCGTCCATGCCAGGTCATAACCCGATGAGACCGCCTGCCTTCCTGCAGCAAGGCATGATGGGGCCGCACCACCGCATGATGTCACCAGCACAAACGGCGATGCCTGGCCAGCCCGCGCTAATGAGTAACCCCGTGGCTGCCGTGGGCATGATCCCAGGCAAGGACCGAGCCCCTGCGGGGCTGTACAGCCACCCGGGCCCTGTAGGGTCACCTGGTATGATGATGTCAATGCAGGGCATGATGGGACCCCAACAAAACATCATGATTCCCCCCCAGATGAGGCCCCGAGGTATGGCTGCTGACGTTGGCATGGGAGGATTTAGCCAAGGCCCTGGAAACCCAGGGAACATGATGTTTTAA
- the BCL9 gene encoding B-cell CLL/lymphoma 9 protein isoform X2 encodes MCPGDARLPLGSRRHTSRECWSCRREAPSAKPERSKEKKGKWTASIERSGWQKVLRRCLWRHTPQRNLTRAHLRACETVSSGFLSMHSSNPKVRNSPSGNTQSPKSKQEVMVRPPTVMSPSGNPQLDSKFSNQGKQGGSTSQSQPSPCDPKSGGHPPKVLPGPGGSMGLKNGAGNGAKGKGKRERSISADSFEQREAGTPNDDPEIKDCNSADHVKSQDSQHTPHSMTPSNASAPRSSTPSHGLTATLEPASGQKTPSKVVYVFSTEMANKAAEAVLKGQVETIVSFHIQNISNSKAERNTVPLNPQITALRTEPKPLPQPQPPASQDQNPPQNAKMQPTQPVSAPVSKSTGPPCPIDQDSPSVESKVMSVGSPANSTPLQTEGFGQSSTPNNRAVSPVSQGSNSSAAEPKGPPQQVSGGDPSNLGENPDGLSQEQLEHRERSLQTLRDIQRMLFPDEKEFAGGQSGGPPPNAGVLDGPQKKPEGPIQAMMAQSQSLGKGSGSRTDGGAPFGPQGHRDMPFSPDEMGPPPMNSQSGPIGPDHLDHMTPEQVAWLKLQQEFYEEKRRKQEQVVVQQCSLQDMMVHQHGPRGVVRGPPPPYQMTPGEGWGPGGPEPFPEGMNMSHALPPRGMAPHPNMPGSQMRLPGFAGMMNPDMEGPSVPNPASRPGLSGVSWPDDVPKIPDGRNFPPGQGVFSGPGRGERFPNPQGLPEELYQQQLAEKQMGLPPGLNMEGIRPGMEINRMMPSQRHMEPGNNPIFPRMPVEGPMSPSRGDFPKGIPPQMASSRELEFGMGPGSMKGDMGMNVSMGSNPPLVPQKLREAGVGPEEMMKLRPGVSEMLSSQQKMVPLPFGEHPQQEYGMGPRPFLPMSQGPGVGLRNLREQIGPDQRTNNRLSHMPPLPLNPTSNPNSLNTAPPAQRSLGRKPLDISAAGQVHSPGINPLKSPTMRQVQSPMMGSPSGNLKSPQTPSQLAGMLAGPTAAAAAASIKSPPVLGSAAASPVHLKSPSLPAPSPGWTSSPKPPLQSPGIPPNHKASLTMSSPAMLGNVESGGPPPSTVSQSAPVTLPGNLPSSSPYTMPPEPTLSQNPLSIMMSRMSKFAMPSSTPLYHDAIKTVASSDDDSPPARSPNLPPMNSVPGMGINSQNPRISGPNPVGPMPTLSPMGMTQPLSHNNQMPSPNAMGPNIPPHGVPVGPGLMSHNPMMGHGSQESPMVPQGRLGFPQGFPPVQSPPQQVPFPHNGPSGGQGNFPAGMGFHGEGPLGRPTNLPQSSTDPALCKTGGPGGPDSFTVLGNNMPSVFTDPELQEVIRPGATGIPEFDLSRIIPSEKPSQTLQYFPRGEVPGRKQPQGPGPGFSHMQGMIGEQTPRMGLTLPGMGGPGPVGTPDIPLGTAPSMPGHNPMRPPAFLQQGMMGPHHRMMSPAQTAMPGQPALMSNPVAAVGMIPGKDRAPAGLYSHPGPVGSPGMMMSMQGMMGPQQNIMIPPQMRPRGMAADVGMGGFSQGPGNPGNMMF; translated from the exons A TGTGCCCTGGAGATGCGAGACTTCCCCTGGGCAGCAGGAGGCACACGTCTAGAGAatgctggagctgcaggagggaagCGCCCAGTGCAAAACCAGAgaggagcaaagagaaaaaaggcaagtGGACAGCCAGCATTGAGAGAAGCGGGTGGCAGAAAGTGCTTCGACGCTGCCTCTGGCGGCACACTCCCCAGAGGAACTTGACGAGAGCCCATCTGCGTGCGTGTGAGACTGTGAGCTCAGGATTTCTGTCAATGCATTCCAGTAACCCCAAAGTGAGGAACTCCCCGTCAGGCAACACACAGAG CCCCAAATCAAAGCAGGAGGTGATGGTCCGTCCCCCTACAGTGATGTCCCCGTCTGGCAACCCCCAGCTGGATTCCAAATTTTCCAACCAGGGTAAACAAGGGGGCTCCACCAGCCAATCCCAGCCCTCTCCCTGTGACCCCAAAAGTGGAGGTCACCCCCCCAAAGTGCTCCCTGGCCCAGGTGGGAGCATGGGGCTGAAGAATGGGGCTGGAAACGGTgccaaggggaaggggaagagagagaggagcatTTCGGCAGACTCCTTTGAACAGAGGGAAGCTGGGACTCCTAATGATGACCCTGAAATCAAAG ACTGCAATTCTGCTGATCACGTGAAGTCCCAGGATTCTCAGCACACACCACACTCCATGACTCCTTCAAATGCTTCAGCCCCAAGGTCTTCCACACCTTCCCATGGCCTGACTGCCACTTTGGAGCCAGCGAGTGGGCAGAAGACTCCATCCAAAGTGGTTTACGTTTTTTCTACTGAGATGGCCAACAA GGCTGCAGAAGCTGTGCTGAAGGGACAGGTGGAAACCATTGTGTCCTTTCATATCCAGAACATCTCAAACAGCAAGGCGGAACGAAACACTGTACCCTTG AACCCCCAGATCACTGCACTTCGGACTGAACCCAAGCCCCTGCCACAGCCGCAGCCCCCTGCCTCCCAGGACCAGAACCCTCCCCAGAACGCCAAAATGCAGCCGACTCAGCCCGTGTCAGCGCCGGTATCCAAATCCACTGGCCCCCCGTGCCCCATAGATCAGGACAGTCCCAGTGTGGAAAGCAAAGTGATGTCTGTGGGCAGCCCTGCCAACTCTACCCCGTTGCAGACAGAAGGATTTGGGCAGAGTTCGACCCCCAATAATCGAGCAGTTAGCCCAGTTTCCCAAGGTAGCAATAGCTCCGCTGCAGAGCCCAAAGGTCCTCCCCAGCAGGTGTCTGGTGGGGACCCATCCAATTTGGGCGAGAATCCAGATGGACTGTCACAGGAGCAGCTGGAGCATCGAGAGCGCTCGTTGCAGACCCTGAGAGACATACAGCGCATGCTCTTCCCTGATGAGAAGGAGTTTGCGGGAGGGCAAAGCGGGGGACCACCCCCAAATGCCGGGGTGCTGGATGGTCCCCAAAAGAAACCTGAAGGGCCGATACAGGCCATGATGGCTCAATCCCAAAGTTTAGGCAAAGGGTCAGGGTCTCGGACAGATGGAGGGGCTCCGTTTGGCCCTCAAGGACACAGGGACATGCCCTTTTCCCCAGATGAAATGGGGCCACCACCAATGAACTCCCAGTCAGGACCCATAGGCCCAGACCACCTGGACCACATGACTCCCGAGCAGGTGGCCTGGCTCAAGCTGCAGCAGGAGTTTTacgaggagaagagaagaaagcaagagcAGGTGGTTGTGCAGCAGTGTTCCCTGCAGGACATGATGGTCCATCAGCACGGGCCTCGTGGGGTGGTTCGAGGCCCTCCCCCTCCCTACCAGATGAcccctggggagggctggggacctgGGGGTCCAGAGCCCTTCCCTGAAGGCATGAACATGTCGCACGCTCTGCCCCCCAGGGGCATGGCCCCTCATCCCAACATGCCCGGGAGCCAGATGCGCCTGCCTGGTTTTGCAGGAATGATGAACCCTGACATGGAGGGCCCCAGTGTCCCGAACCCTGCCTCCCGGCCTGGGCTTTCGGGAGTTAGTTGGCCAGACGACGTGCCAAAAATCCCAGATGGCCGAAACTTCCCTCCTGGCCAGGGTGTCTTCAGTGGCCCTGGCCGAGGGGAGCGGTTCCCCAATCCACAGGGCCTGCCCGAAGAGCTCTatcagcagcagctggctgagaAACAGATGGGCCTCCCTCCTGGCCTGAACATGGAAGGCATCAGGCCTGGCATGGAGATAAACAGAATGATGCCCTCCCAGAGACACATGGAGCCTGGGAACAACCCCATCTTCCCTCGCATGCCGGTGGAAGGGCCGATGAGCCCCTCCAGGGGGGACTTCCCAAAAGGAATACCCCCACAAATGGCCTCTAGCAGGGAGCTGGAGTTCGGGATGGGCCCTGGCAGCATGAAGGGGGACATGGGCATGAATGTCAGCATGGGCTCCAACCCACCCCTGGTCCCTCAGAAGCTGAGGGAGGCAGGAGTGGGGCCAGAAGAGATGATGAAACTGCGCCCCGGCGTCTCGGAGATGCTCTCCTCTCAGCAGAAAATGGTGCCGCTGCCGTTTGGGGAGCACCCGCAGCAGGAGTATGGCATGGGTCCCAGGCCTTTCCTTCCCATGTCTCAGGGCCCAGGAGTCGGTCTCCGAAATCTCAGAGAACAGATCGGGCCTGACCAAAGGACTAACAACCGGCTCAGCCACATGCCGCCACTACCTCTCAATCCCACCAGTAACCCTAATAGCCTCAACACTGCTCCCCCTGCGCAGCGCAGCCTCGGCCGCAAGCCCTTGGATATCTCTGCAGCCGGACAGGTGCATTCGCCAGGAATCAACCCCCTGAAATCCCCCACGATGCGCCAGGTCCAGTCTCCCATGATGGGGTCTCCCTCGGGGAACCTCAAGTCCCCTCAGACGCCCTCCCAGCTGGCAGGAATGCTTGCGGGCCCCACTGCCGCAGCTGCCGCTGCCTCCATTAAGTCCCCCCCTGTCTTggggtctgctgctgcttctcctgtccacCTCAAGTCTCCATCTCTCCCCGCACCTTCTCCCGGATGGACTTCGTCTCCAAAgcctcctctgcagagccctgggatTCCCCCGAACCACAAGGCATCTCTCACCATGTCTTCTCCAGCCATGCTGGGGAACGTGGAGTCGG gtggTCCACCTCCTTCCACAGTCAGCCAGTCTGCTCCTGTGACTCTTCCTGGAAATCTTCCTTCTAGCAGTCCTTACACAATGCCTCCAGAGCCGACCCTCTCCCAGAATCCCCTCTCCATTATGATGTCCAGGATGTCCAAATTTGCCATGCCCAGCTCTACACCGCTCTATCATGATGCCATCAAAACTGTGGCCAGCTCAGATGATGACTCCCCTCCAGCACGCTCCCCAAACTTGCCACCTATGAACAGCGTACCAG GAATGGGCATTAATTCTCAGAATCCTCGAATTTCAGGTCCAAACCCAGTGGGTCCAATGCCAACCCTTAGCCCAATGGGAATGACCCAGCCTCTTTCCCATAACAACCAGATGCCCTCTCCAAATGCTATGGGACCCAATATACCTCCTCATGGGGTCCCCGTGGGACCCGGCCTGATGTCACACAACCCGATGATGGGGCACGGTTCCCAGGAGTCTCCAATGGTACCTCAAGGACGCCTGGGCTTCCCACAGGGGTTCCCTCCCGTACAGTCCCCTCCACAGCAGGTGCCATTTCCACACAATGGGCCCAGTGGTGGGCAAGGCAACTTCCCAGCGGGAATGGGCTTCCACGGAGAAGGACCTCTGGGGCGTCCTACCAACCTGCCCCAAAGTTCGACAGATCCAGCACTTTGCAAGACTGGAGGCCCTGGCGGTCCAGACTCCTTCACTGTTCTCGGAAACAATATGCCTTCGGTTTTCACTGAtccagagctgcaggaggtgatccgTCCTGGAGCCACGGGAATACCAGAGTTTGACCTGTCCAGGATCATCCCGTCGGAGAAACCTAGCCAGACACTACAGTATTTCCCTCGTGGGGAGGTGCCAGGCCGCAAGCAGCCGCAGGGTCCTGGGCCTGGGTTCTCCCACATGCAGGGGATGATAGGAGAGCAGACCCCGAGGATGGGACTAACGTTGCCTGGCATGGGGGGCCCTGGGCCAGTGGGAACTCCGGATATCCCTCTTGGGACGGCTCCGTCCATGCCAGGTCATAACCCGATGAGACCGCCTGCCTTCCTGCAGCAAGGCATGATGGGGCCGCACCACCGCATGATGTCACCAGCACAAACGGCGATGCCTGGCCAGCCCGCGCTAATGAGTAACCCCGTGGCTGCCGTGGGCATGATCCCAGGCAAGGACCGAGCCCCTGCGGGGCTGTACAGCCACCCGGGCCCTGTAGGGTCACCTGGTATGATGATGTCAATGCAGGGCATGATGGGACCCCAACAAAACATCATGATTCCCCCCCAGATGAGGCCCCGAGGTATGGCTGCTGACGTTGGCATGGGAGGATTTAGCCAAGGCCCTGGAAACCCAGGGAACATGATGTTTTAA